From Desmodus rotundus isolate HL8 chromosome 12, HLdesRot8A.1, whole genome shotgun sequence, one genomic window encodes:
- the LOC112313903 gene encoding zinc finger protein 547 isoform X2, whose protein sequence is MSPTEGHVVFEDVAIHFSQEEWGLLDEAQRCLYHSVMLENLALLSSIGCWPGAQEEEVPSGQGDSVRVSQVRTPNQDSCTQKSHSWEMCGPLLKDIFHLDKQDRTHPDQGLYTCGGKNQHHKQQTGEKLSRRDKAKPSFVGNCGVRVTERTLRCRDTASIGCFQQQASHGVGKPHRDTAGREAFQNGPNDYQCTHCGNAFLCKHVLVDHEKVNTGEKPYEHRDCGETRNSHLDQHQKVNTEARFYEHSEYGVFFTQISCLNDQQRIHTKLGPFGCSQCGKAFLTLSQLGHQKVYSGERPYVCSDCGKFFRNHSILIRHQRGHTGERPYECSECGKCFGNRSTLIRHQRGHTGERPYECSECGKCFGNHSTLIIHQRVHTGERPYECSDCGKTFTRKHILVHHLKIHSGEKPYECRECGKAFSRKDKAVEHQKIHTRKELRVQRLSEILSGRLLTHYSLESSHLRKAL, encoded by the exons GGCCATGTGGTCTTTGAGGATGTGGCCAtacacttctcccaggaggagtGGGGGCTCCTggatgaggctcagagatgccTGTACCACagtgtgatgctggagaacttggCACTGTTGTCCTCCATAG GTTGTtggcctggagcccaggaggaggaggtCCCTTCAGGGCAAGGTGATTCTGTGAGAGTGTCACAGGTGCGGACCCCAAATCAAGATTCATGCACCCAGAAGTCTCATTCTTGGGAGATGTGTGGCCCACTCTTGAAAGACATTTTCCACCTGGATAAGCAGGACAGAACGCACCCTGATCAAGGCCTGTACACCTGTGGGGGAAAGAATCAACACCACAAGCAGCAAACTGGAGAGAAACTCTCTAGACGGGACAAGGCGAAGCCTTCATTCGTGGGGAACTGCGGAGTTCGCGTGACAGAGAGGACCTTGAGGTGCAGGGATACAGCCAgcataggctgtttccaacaaCAGGCTTCCCACGGTGTGGGGAAACCACACAGGGACACTGCAGGTAGAGAGGCCTTTCAAAATGGGCCAAACGATTACCAGTGCACTCATTGCGGGAACGCCTTCCTCTGTAAACATGTACTTGTTGACCATGAGAAAGTCAACACCGGAGAAAAGCCTTATGAGCACAGGGATTGTGGTGAGACTAGAAACTCCCACCTTGATCAGCACCAGAAAGTCAACACCGAAGCAAGGTTTTATGAGCACTCGGAATATGGAGTATTCTTTACACAGATATCGTGCCTCAATGACCAACAGAGAATTCACACCAAGCTGGGGCCTTTTGggtgcagccagtgtgggaaGGCTTTCCTTACACTGTCCCAACTCGGTCACCAGAAAGTCTACTCTGGAGAAAGGCCTTACGTTTGCAGTGATTGTGGAAAATTCTTTAGGAACCATTCCATACTCATTAGACACCAGAGAGGTCACACTGGAGAGAGGCCCTacgagtgcagtgaatgtgggaaatgctTTGGGAACCGCTCCACACTCATTAGACACCAGAGAGGTCATACTGGAGAGAGGCCCTacgagtgcagtgaatgtgggaaatgctTTGGGAACCATTCGACACTCATTATacaccagagagttcacactggagagaggCCCTATGAATGTAGTGATTGTGGGAAAACCTTCACACGCAAACATATACTTGTGCACCACCTGAAAATCCATAGTGGCGAGAAGCCTTATGAGTGCAGAGAATGTGGGAAAGCTTTCAGCCGCAAAGACAAAGCTGTTGAACACCAGAAAATCCACACTAGAAAGGAGTTACGTGTGCAGCGACTGTCAGAAATCCTTTCTGGACGGCTCCTCACTCATTATTCATTAGAGAGTTCACACctgagaaaggccttatga
- the LOC112313903 gene encoding zinc finger protein 547 isoform X1 has protein sequence MSWILDMSSQCSRTGTDPEWVCLGPDVDLGFLTSYGKAFTTRVQGHVVFEDVAIHFSQEEWGLLDEAQRCLYHSVMLENLALLSSIGCWPGAQEEEVPSGQGDSVRVSQVRTPNQDSCTQKSHSWEMCGPLLKDIFHLDKQDRTHPDQGLYTCGGKNQHHKQQTGEKLSRRDKAKPSFVGNCGVRVTERTLRCRDTASIGCFQQQASHGVGKPHRDTAGREAFQNGPNDYQCTHCGNAFLCKHVLVDHEKVNTGEKPYEHRDCGETRNSHLDQHQKVNTEARFYEHSEYGVFFTQISCLNDQQRIHTKLGPFGCSQCGKAFLTLSQLGHQKVYSGERPYVCSDCGKFFRNHSILIRHQRGHTGERPYECSECGKCFGNRSTLIRHQRGHTGERPYECSECGKCFGNHSTLIIHQRVHTGERPYECSDCGKTFTRKHILVHHLKIHSGEKPYECRECGKAFSRKDKAVEHQKIHTRKELRVQRLSEILSGRLLTHYSLESSHLRKAL, from the exons GGCCATGTGGTCTTTGAGGATGTGGCCAtacacttctcccaggaggagtGGGGGCTCCTggatgaggctcagagatgccTGTACCACagtgtgatgctggagaacttggCACTGTTGTCCTCCATAG GTTGTtggcctggagcccaggaggaggaggtCCCTTCAGGGCAAGGTGATTCTGTGAGAGTGTCACAGGTGCGGACCCCAAATCAAGATTCATGCACCCAGAAGTCTCATTCTTGGGAGATGTGTGGCCCACTCTTGAAAGACATTTTCCACCTGGATAAGCAGGACAGAACGCACCCTGATCAAGGCCTGTACACCTGTGGGGGAAAGAATCAACACCACAAGCAGCAAACTGGAGAGAAACTCTCTAGACGGGACAAGGCGAAGCCTTCATTCGTGGGGAACTGCGGAGTTCGCGTGACAGAGAGGACCTTGAGGTGCAGGGATACAGCCAgcataggctgtttccaacaaCAGGCTTCCCACGGTGTGGGGAAACCACACAGGGACACTGCAGGTAGAGAGGCCTTTCAAAATGGGCCAAACGATTACCAGTGCACTCATTGCGGGAACGCCTTCCTCTGTAAACATGTACTTGTTGACCATGAGAAAGTCAACACCGGAGAAAAGCCTTATGAGCACAGGGATTGTGGTGAGACTAGAAACTCCCACCTTGATCAGCACCAGAAAGTCAACACCGAAGCAAGGTTTTATGAGCACTCGGAATATGGAGTATTCTTTACACAGATATCGTGCCTCAATGACCAACAGAGAATTCACACCAAGCTGGGGCCTTTTGggtgcagccagtgtgggaaGGCTTTCCTTACACTGTCCCAACTCGGTCACCAGAAAGTCTACTCTGGAGAAAGGCCTTACGTTTGCAGTGATTGTGGAAAATTCTTTAGGAACCATTCCATACTCATTAGACACCAGAGAGGTCACACTGGAGAGAGGCCCTacgagtgcagtgaatgtgggaaatgctTTGGGAACCGCTCCACACTCATTAGACACCAGAGAGGTCATACTGGAGAGAGGCCCTacgagtgcagtgaatgtgggaaatgctTTGGGAACCATTCGACACTCATTATacaccagagagttcacactggagagaggCCCTATGAATGTAGTGATTGTGGGAAAACCTTCACACGCAAACATATACTTGTGCACCACCTGAAAATCCATAGTGGCGAGAAGCCTTATGAGTGCAGAGAATGTGGGAAAGCTTTCAGCCGCAAAGACAAAGCTGTTGAACACCAGAAAATCCACACTAGAAAGGAGTTACGTGTGCAGCGACTGTCAGAAATCCTTTCTGGACGGCTCCTCACTCATTATTCATTAGAGAGTTCACACctgagaaaggccttatga